A genomic window from Halomonas sp. LR3S48 includes:
- a CDS encoding cell division protein ZapA, with amino-acid sequence MSDDATRPTAQVTLLGRHYVFACNAGEERKLERAARYLDRAMQGIHSQNNLLGSERVALMAALNITHELLEVLDTRRSEEQQLDRLSERLEQAMAGAVPGNITPAE; translated from the coding sequence ATGAGCGATGACGCTACTCGCCCCACCGCACAGGTGACCCTGCTGGGCCGGCACTACGTGTTCGCCTGCAATGCCGGCGAAGAGCGCAAGCTGGAGCGAGCCGCCCGCTATCTCGACCGTGCCATGCAGGGCATTCACTCCCAGAACAATCTGCTCGGCAGTGAGCGCGTGGCGCTCATGGCGGCGTTGAACATTACCCACGAGCTGCTCGAGGTGCTGGATACCCGGCGTAGCGAGGAGCAGCAGCTCGATCGGCTGAGCGAGCGCCTGGAGCAAGCCATGGCGGGCGCGGTGCCGGGTAACATAACTCCTGCCGAATGA
- a CDS encoding YecA family protein: MSPNDDRPDFTILADLFLSHGSMQSPAFLDGRLCAELALQDLTADAWLEEVCLGLGVEQPRDRESAEVILAWRRQTLEALADSALNYEPLLPDDLFSLAERARGLQEWTLGFLEVIADAGNEPRENWSAALREAVDDLAGIADIETDIVDSAENENDLFALTEHARMAAMLLYTEQHPGQPQVESSEPTHH, encoded by the coding sequence ATGTCACCGAACGACGATCGCCCGGATTTCACCATCCTGGCCGACCTTTTCCTCTCCCATGGCAGCATGCAGTCGCCCGCCTTCCTCGATGGACGCCTGTGCGCCGAGCTGGCGCTGCAGGATCTCACTGCCGATGCCTGGCTGGAGGAAGTCTGCCTGGGGCTTGGCGTCGAGCAGCCGCGCGACCGCGAGAGCGCCGAGGTGATACTGGCCTGGCGGCGCCAGACCCTCGAAGCCCTTGCCGACAGCGCCCTCAACTACGAACCGCTGCTGCCCGACGACCTGTTTTCACTGGCCGAGCGTGCCCGTGGCCTGCAGGAGTGGACGCTCGGCTTCCTCGAGGTTATCGCCGATGCCGGCAACGAACCGCGTGAGAACTGGTCGGCGGCGCTGCGCGAGGCCGTGGACGACCTCGCCGGCATCGCCGACATCGAGACTGACATCGTCGACAGCGCCGAAAACGAGAACGACCTGTTCGCCCTGACCGAGCATGCGCGGATGGCCGCCATGCTGCTCTACACCGAACAGCACCCCGGGCAGCCGCAGGTGGAGTCCAGCGAACCCACCCATCACTGA